The following proteins are encoded in a genomic region of Anaerolineales bacterium:
- a CDS encoding NUDIX hydrolase, with the protein MKPSGQENQRSWKVVRSEPGPDLKIFKARFDWVENPRNKKNFRAVVLETPEWVNVVALTDEMRILAVSQFRFGVRRQSLEIPAGLIDPGEAPLQAAMRELDEETGCAAREWKSLGWSFAQPAFLDNRAHHFLALGVRKVHEPKLDEGEDLDCRELTLAEVREAVRTGRMRNSMTLLALSKVFDMREEVLDIE; encoded by the coding sequence ATGAAGCCGTCCGGACAGGAAAACCAACGGTCCTGGAAGGTCGTCCGTTCCGAGCCGGGGCCGGATTTGAAAATCTTCAAGGCGCGGTTTGATTGGGTCGAGAACCCGCGCAATAAGAAAAATTTCCGGGCTGTGGTCCTCGAGACCCCGGAATGGGTGAACGTCGTCGCGCTGACGGACGAAATGCGGATCCTCGCCGTCAGTCAGTTCCGGTTCGGCGTGCGCCGGCAGTCGCTGGAAATCCCGGCCGGGTTGATCGATCCGGGGGAAGCCCCCTTGCAGGCGGCGATGCGGGAGCTGGACGAGGAGACGGGCTGCGCCGCCCGCGAGTGGAAATCGCTCGGCTGGTCGTTCGCCCAGCCGGCGTTCCTTGACAACCGGGCCCATCACTTCCTGGCGCTAGGCGTCCGCAAGGTCCACGAGCCGAAGTTGGACGAGGGGGAAGATTTGGATTGCCGTGAACTGACGCTGGCGGAGGTCCGCGAGGCGGTCCGAACGGGGCGGATGCGCAATTCCATGACCCTCCTTGCCCTGTCCAAAGTGTTCGACATGCGCGAGGAGGTCCTTGATATCGAATGA